A genomic region of Runella rosea contains the following coding sequences:
- a CDS encoding amidohydrolase has protein sequence MKKTLYTALLAVAISTMGWTQSKKAPKLSPEQVRLEKLKQEAVAGVEKRAVMGQQINDMLFSFSELGFQEVETYRYLTELLEKNGFTIEKGISNMPTAWLAKWGSGKPVIAIGSDVDCIPKASQKPGVAYQDPIVVGAPGHGEGHNSGQALNIISALAVKEIMEREKISGTLVLWPGVAEELVGAKAFFVRDGYFKDVDACIFTHVANNLGVSYGDAGNNGLVSVRFNFEGAAAHAAGAPWRGRSALDAVELMNVGWNFRREHLELTQRSHYVIPDGGDQPNVVPSKAAVWYYFRERSYPKIKKLFDIGVKIAEGAALMTDTKFSYEILGSAWPGHFSKPIAEAMYENIKKVGLPTWSEEDQMLAMASQKELQAPKITGLATKVDTIGLPADSPTRMMGGQGMSMGGGSDDIADISWSLPTIVLRYPSNIPGLPGHHWSNAISMATPIAHKGVVYGAKAEAMTLIDMLLKPEIIKNAWDYYKNEQTKEMKYEPLISPKEVPAVFLNRTIMEKFKPELSKYYYDPTKYKTYLEQLGIKYPTLRDDQKEDLKKIKIEGGK, from the coding sequence ATGAAAAAAACGCTCTACACCGCGCTACTAGCAGTGGCAATTAGTACAATGGGCTGGACTCAGTCTAAAAAAGCCCCCAAACTCTCCCCTGAGCAAGTCCGTCTCGAAAAACTCAAACAAGAGGCCGTGGCTGGCGTTGAAAAACGTGCCGTGATGGGACAGCAAATCAACGATATGTTGTTCAGTTTTTCAGAACTGGGCTTTCAAGAGGTTGAAACCTATCGGTATTTAACCGAATTGTTAGAAAAAAACGGCTTTACCATTGAAAAAGGCATTTCCAATATGCCCACGGCTTGGCTGGCCAAATGGGGCAGTGGAAAGCCAGTCATTGCCATTGGCTCAGATGTGGACTGTATTCCCAAAGCTTCGCAAAAACCCGGAGTAGCCTATCAGGACCCCATCGTAGTTGGGGCGCCGGGGCATGGTGAAGGCCACAACTCAGGGCAAGCGTTGAACATTATTTCGGCGTTGGCGGTAAAAGAAATCATGGAACGTGAGAAAATTTCTGGCACGTTGGTGCTTTGGCCGGGTGTAGCTGAGGAGTTGGTAGGAGCGAAGGCGTTTTTTGTGCGGGATGGTTATTTCAAAGATGTGGATGCTTGTATTTTTACGCATGTAGCCAACAATCTGGGAGTTTCGTACGGTGATGCGGGCAACAATGGCTTGGTATCGGTACGATTTAATTTTGAAGGAGCCGCCGCACACGCCGCAGGGGCTCCTTGGCGGGGGCGGAGTGCCTTGGATGCCGTAGAATTGATGAATGTAGGTTGGAATTTTCGGCGTGAGCATTTGGAATTGACCCAACGCTCGCATTATGTGATTCCTGACGGTGGCGACCAACCCAACGTCGTTCCTTCCAAAGCGGCAGTGTGGTATTATTTTCGCGAACGCTCGTATCCCAAAATCAAAAAGCTGTTTGACATTGGCGTAAAAATCGCTGAAGGAGCGGCTTTAATGACGGATACAAAATTTAGTTATGAAATTTTGGGGTCGGCTTGGCCAGGACATTTCAGTAAGCCTATTGCCGAGGCAATGTACGAAAACATCAAAAAAGTAGGTTTGCCGACGTGGTCGGAAGAAGACCAAATGCTGGCGATGGCTTCCCAAAAAGAGCTTCAAGCGCCTAAAATTACGGGTTTGGCTACAAAAGTAGACACGATAGGCTTACCCGCCGATTCACCAACGCGCATGATGGGTGGGCAAGGGATGTCTATGGGGGGAGGCTCTGACGATATTGCGGATATTTCTTGGTCATTGCCTACCATCGTTTTACGTTATCCGTCCAATATTCCGGGATTGCCCGGACACCACTGGTCAAACGCGATTTCAATGGCGACCCCCATTGCGCACAAAGGCGTGGTTTATGGGGCAAAAGCGGAAGCCATGACCTTGATTGATATGCTGTTGAAACCCGAAATCATCAAAAATGCGTGGGACTACTATAAAAATGAGCAAACGAAAGAGATGAAATATGAACCCTTGATTTCGCCCAAAGAAGTGCCCGCTGTTTTTTTGAACCGTACTATAATGGAGAAATTCAAGCCTGAGCTTTCAAAATATTACTACGACCCCACGAAGTACAAAACGTATTTGGAGCAATTAGGCATCAAATATCCAACGCTTCGGGACGACCAAAAAGAAGACCTCAAGAAAATTAAAATAGAAGGAGGGAAGTAA
- a CDS encoding sensor histidine kinase produces the protein MKNLSWENLCSTGIHPNLSPLDEQRIRLCNVLNICCLVLQLILSLMDFFWGDGAIMVILMVVFAIINLPLYLMLKAYHYRVCFIYIFVVTHVILMAVAVFNQNLGKIDDLQIVVVGLSAMGMVLFDRYLQVAAIVFNVTVYWVIVLIIKDVSRDWTYGNYYSVIVNFTVCYFFICVCVYFNKSNFRQFQALLIRRNEQLSQQTADLQEINQYKDQLFAVISHDLRSPLYHLQSTIRRLNEGHLSVDQSKQIINEIDFKTKDVSLLLSNLLNWANLQLSGYKSVIVEIPIREVVEEAILFQKEEINAKQMQVLNQVPAITIGWGDENHLQLILRNLLSNAVKFSFPAGRIIIEAEEKSDKTVISIQDTGMGIGPEALEMVLMGASRLSTLGTNGEKGNGMGLWISREFIRKNGGELWATSRAGEGSTFYFTVPNRKF, from the coding sequence ATGAAAAATTTGTCTTGGGAAAATCTATGTAGTACGGGGATACACCCTAATTTATCGCCATTAGATGAACAGCGTATCCGTTTGTGTAATGTTCTGAATATCTGCTGTTTAGTATTGCAGTTGATTTTGTCTTTGATGGATTTTTTCTGGGGAGATGGAGCCATTATGGTTATTTTAATGGTTGTTTTTGCCATTATAAATTTACCACTCTATTTAATGTTGAAAGCCTACCACTACAGAGTGTGTTTTATTTACATATTTGTAGTAACCCATGTCATTTTAATGGCAGTTGCCGTATTTAATCAGAATTTGGGCAAAATAGATGACTTGCAAATTGTTGTTGTGGGTCTATCCGCCATGGGTATGGTACTTTTTGATAGATATCTTCAAGTAGCAGCAATCGTGTTTAATGTTACGGTATATTGGGTCATTGTCTTGATTATCAAAGATGTATCTCGGGATTGGACCTACGGTAATTACTATTCAGTAATTGTGAATTTTACGGTTTGTTATTTTTTTATATGTGTTTGCGTTTATTTCAATAAGTCAAATTTTAGGCAATTTCAGGCACTATTAATCAGGCGAAATGAGCAACTGTCTCAGCAAACGGCTGATTTACAGGAAATAAACCAGTACAAAGACCAGTTATTTGCCGTAATCAGTCATGATCTTCGCTCCCCTCTGTATCATTTGCAGTCTACCATTAGACGGCTCAATGAAGGTCATCTCTCGGTAGACCAATCAAAGCAGATTATTAATGAAATAGATTTTAAAACAAAAGATGTAAGTCTGTTGCTGAGTAATTTATTGAATTGGGCCAATTTACAACTGAGCGGATATAAAAGTGTGATTGTTGAGATACCCATCCGGGAAGTAGTGGAAGAAGCAATTCTTTTTCAAAAGGAAGAAATAAATGCAAAACAAATGCAGGTGCTTAATCAAGTGCCTGCAATAACCATTGGATGGGGTGATGAAAATCATTTGCAGTTAATTTTGAGAAATTTATTGAGTAATGCAGTAAAGTTTTCCTTTCCTGCGGGCAGAATTATCATTGAAGCCGAAGAAAAGTCTGATAAAACAGTCATTTCGATTCAGGATACAGGCATGGGAATTGGCCCAGAAGCGTTAGAAATGGTTTTAATGGGCGCTTCCCGTTTAAGTACACTCGGTACAAATGGCGAAAAAGGGAATGGAATGGGACTCTGGATAAGTCGGGAGTTTATTCGTAAAAATGGGGGCGAATTATGGGCAACCAGCCGTGCAGGTGAAGGAAGTACATTTTATTTTACAGTACCTAACCGAAAATTTTAA
- a CDS encoding LytR/AlgR family response regulator transcription factor, translating to MKNKFAALIVEDDPVAAAELDIFLGRTNMFEKPTVYTTVMESYRHLISQTVDILFLDLELRDFSGLELLKLLKNHPPVIITSSHVQLAIDCFEFEVADFLSKPYTYTRLLRGIHRAIQKQPSTDILVEDVSSKKHIFLQTGRASERFELNDILYIEAYGIYVKVITKSGVVVVNQMLSSIEKDLPTASFLRIHRSFLINLEHLNRIEPNDLWVGSFQIPIGLSHKDKVRQTLKNNGIID from the coding sequence ATGAAGAATAAATTCGCTGCTCTTATCGTAGAGGATGACCCTGTTGCTGCAGCAGAATTGGACATCTTTTTAGGTAGGACGAATATGTTTGAAAAGCCTACTGTTTATACCACAGTAATGGAGTCCTACCGCCATCTCATCAGTCAAACGGTAGATATTCTTTTTTTAGACCTTGAACTTCGCGATTTTTCTGGGTTAGAACTGTTAAAACTCCTTAAAAATCATCCACCCGTTATCATAACGTCTTCCCATGTCCAACTAGCCATTGATTGTTTTGAGTTTGAAGTGGCTGATTTCTTAAGTAAACCTTACACTTATACCAGGTTGTTGCGGGGTATTCATCGTGCCATTCAAAAACAACCCTCCACTGACATATTAGTCGAAGATGTGTCATCAAAAAAACATATCTTTTTACAAACGGGGCGTGCCTCGGAGCGGTTTGAGTTAAATGATATTTTATACATCGAAGCCTACGGCATTTATGTAAAAGTGATCACGAAATCGGGGGTGGTTGTTGTCAATCAAATGTTATCAAGCATAGAAAAAGACCTCCCGACAGCCTCTTTTTTGAGAATTCACCGCTCTTTCTTAATTAACCTTGAACACCTCAATCGAATCGAACCCAATGACTTGTGGGTTGGTAGTTTTCAAATTCCGATTGGTTTATCCCATAAAGATAAGGTACGACAAACGCTAAAAAATAACGGGATAATTGATTAA